One window of Desulfobacca acetoxidans DSM 11109 genomic DNA carries:
- the cobJ gene encoding precorrin-3B C(17)-methyltransferase: protein MSLGPGAVEYLAPKAQEALKAARVVVGYQTYITLITSLLTHQEVVATGMQGEVKRCQAAIDRARAGQWVALVSGGDAGIYGMAGLVLELCAVQGLKVGQVDSNDELDFSLEVIPGIPALTAGAALLGAPLMHDFAAISLSDLLTPWEIIQRRVEAAAQGDFVIVLYNPKSKKRDWQLKAVVELVLRYREPLTPVGLVRRARRAGEEIIVTTLEHLPKQPVDMQTIIIVGNSQSFQYGPYLVTPRGYLAKYQVGDQ, encoded by the coding sequence GTGAGTCTGGGACCGGGAGCAGTAGAATATCTGGCCCCTAAGGCCCAAGAGGCCCTAAAGGCTGCTCGGGTGGTGGTGGGTTATCAGACCTACATCACCTTGATAACCTCTCTCCTGACCCACCAGGAAGTGGTGGCTACCGGGATGCAGGGTGAAGTCAAACGCTGCCAGGCCGCCATCGACCGGGCCCGAGCCGGCCAGTGGGTGGCCCTGGTATCCGGCGGGGATGCGGGTATCTATGGTATGGCCGGTTTGGTCTTGGAACTCTGTGCCGTGCAGGGCCTTAAAGTGGGCCAGGTTGATAGCAACGACGAGTTGGACTTTTCTCTCGAGGTGATTCCTGGCATCCCGGCCCTAACGGCGGGAGCCGCGCTTTTAGGAGCCCCTCTGATGCACGATTTTGCCGCCATCTCGCTGAGCGACCTCCTCACCCCCTGGGAAATTATCCAGCGAAGGGTTGAGGCAGCGGCTCAGGGTGATTTTGTCATCGTCCTCTACAATCCCAAAAGCAAGAAACGGGATTGGCAGTTGAAAGCGGTGGTGGAGCTTGTCCTCCGCTATCGGGAACCTCTCACCCCCGTGGGTCTGGTAAGGCGGGCCAGGCGCGCGGGAGAGGAAATCATCGTGACCACTCTGGAGCATCTCCCGAAACAGCCGGTGGATATGCAAACCATCATTATAGTGGGCAATTCCCAAAGTTTCCAATACGGTCCCTACCTGGTTACGCCGCGAGGCTATCTCGCCAAATATCAGGTGGGGGACCAATAG
- a CDS encoding cobalt-precorrin 5A hydrolase — protein MTKPLLMATGMRPIRVVALTPAGVRLARRLCQTLEGTECWLPASWATAGEHTFDRLTDVFAEAFTNDRDLVCIMAAGIVVRQVAPLLQGKDRDPAVVVLDQEGRFAVSLLSGHLGGANELACRVAATLGGTPVITTATDIQGLPALDLLAAQAGLIIENPTGVKEVSMALLAGKPVRLVDPEDRLATVLAGYPHLFHREAALEAALAGSPQPTVYVGCRERSWPTGWLRLRPRSLIAGVGCHRGTPSLEILDHIQEVFRQAGLSLLSLKALATIAAKKDEPGLKEAARRLEVELLWYTAEELEHVPVPHPSAQVTRHVGAKSVSEAAALKAGQGELLIPKHKSANVTVAVARAIWPS, from the coding sequence ATGACAAAACCTTTGCTCATGGCTACCGGGATGCGGCCGATTAGAGTGGTTGCCCTGACGCCCGCCGGAGTTCGTCTGGCCCGGCGTCTCTGTCAGACCCTGGAAGGCACTGAATGTTGGCTTCCGGCCTCTTGGGCAACAGCCGGGGAACATACTTTTGACAGGCTGACTGACGTCTTTGCCGAGGCCTTCACCAATGATCGCGATCTGGTATGCATTATGGCTGCCGGGATCGTAGTACGACAAGTAGCTCCTCTTCTTCAGGGCAAAGACCGCGACCCTGCGGTGGTAGTGTTAGACCAGGAGGGCCGATTTGCGGTGAGCCTTCTTTCCGGCCATCTCGGGGGGGCCAATGAGCTGGCCTGTCGGGTGGCCGCAACTCTCGGCGGTACTCCGGTAATCACTACTGCCACAGATATCCAGGGGCTTCCTGCTTTGGATCTTTTGGCTGCCCAAGCTGGGTTGATCATCGAAAATCCAACCGGGGTTAAGGAGGTGTCCATGGCTCTCCTGGCCGGCAAACCCGTGCGATTGGTGGACCCCGAGGACCGCTTGGCCACGGTTCTGGCAGGGTATCCTCATCTTTTTCACCGGGAAGCCGCCTTGGAAGCTGCACTGGCTGGTAGCCCCCAACCCACGGTGTATGTGGGTTGCCGGGAGCGGTCTTGGCCAACTGGATGGCTGCGGCTGCGTCCCAGGAGCCTGATTGCCGGGGTGGGCTGCCACAGGGGCACTCCATCATTGGAAATACTGGATCATATTCAGGAGGTTTTCCGGCAGGCCGGGCTTTCACTTCTTTCCCTGAAGGCGTTGGCCACCATCGCCGCAAAAAAAGACGAGCCGGGGCTCAAGGAAGCGGCCCGTCGGCTGGAAGTGGAATTGTTATGGTATACCGCAGAGGAACTGGAACACGTGCCGGTGCCGCATCCGTCAGCACAGGTGACCCGCCACGTGGGTGCGAAGAGCGTCAGCGAAGCCGCAGCCCTGAAGGCGGGACAGGGGGAACTCCTAATACCCAAACACAAGAGTGCCAACGTCACCGTGGCAGTAGCCCGGGCCATCTGGCCATCGTGA